In Dehalogenimonas etheniformans, one genomic interval encodes:
- a CDS encoding RluA family pseudouridine synthase: MPEKIELISDNTEVRLDKFVAEKIPTLSRVKVRELIDGGFVKVNGKAVKPSYLLNTGDRIVAEIPLPPPSNHPAEHIPLKVIYEDEDLAVIDKPRGLTTHPAPGHPDGTLLNALLAKYPELAEEGGERPGIVHRLDKDTSGLMVVARSRQAQAALSAQFKERTVTKTYLVLVKGKLEPRSGIIEAAIGRHPANRKKMAVTEDGREAKSQYRVIQYYKGYTFVEVRIFTGRTHQIRVHLAAIGFPVVGDETYGMKSELFLRQFVHSHRLGFKQPKTDALLSFTSELAPDLAAGLAKLSPLS, from the coding sequence ATGCCGGAAAAAATCGAGCTGATCTCTGACAATACTGAAGTCAGACTGGATAAATTTGTTGCCGAGAAAATTCCGACATTGTCCCGGGTCAAGGTCAGGGAACTCATCGACGGCGGCTTCGTCAAGGTCAACGGCAAAGCGGTAAAACCATCATATCTGCTGAATACCGGAGATCGGATCGTAGCCGAAATTCCTTTACCGCCTCCCAGCAACCACCCGGCTGAACACATCCCCCTCAAGGTCATTTATGAGGACGAGGACCTGGCGGTCATCGACAAACCACGGGGGCTGACCACCCATCCCGCACCCGGGCACCCTGACGGGACTCTGTTGAATGCCTTGCTGGCGAAGTATCCGGAACTGGCAGAGGAAGGCGGCGAACGGCCCGGCATCGTCCACCGGCTGGACAAGGACACCTCCGGGCTGATGGTCGTGGCGCGCTCGAGGCAAGCTCAGGCGGCGCTTTCGGCGCAGTTTAAAGAACGGACGGTGACCAAAACTTACCTGGTGCTGGTCAAGGGCAAACTGGAACCCAGGAGCGGCATCATCGAAGCCGCCATCGGCCGGCACCCGGCAAACCGCAAAAAGATGGCGGTGACCGAAGACGGACGTGAAGCTAAAAGCCAATACCGGGTGATTCAGTATTACAAGGGTTACACTTTTGTCGAGGTGCGAATTTTCACCGGAAGGACCCACCAGATACGGGTTCATCTGGCGGCGATCGGTTTTCCAGTCGTGGGCGACGAAACTTACGGAATGAAATCCGAGCTATTTCTGCGGCAGTTTGTGCACTCCCACCGTTTAGGTTTCAAACAGCCGAAAACCGACGCTCTGCTTAGCTTTACGTCAGAATTGGCGCCGGACCTCGCCGCAGGGTTGGCTAAACTCAGTCCGCTATCTTGA
- the hrcA gene encoding heat-inducible transcriptional repressor HrcA, translating to MLNPRSETILSSIIRQYIERAVPVPSASVAAECGLDVCSATVRNEMMRLEEEGYILKPHHSAGSIPSDKGYRYYVESIKHAQLPINEQLLINHLFHQVEKEMENWLSLAAGLVSQRVHNVAVVTQPRQTSSKYHHLELVTLQENLALAVLILRGARVRQQLVSFDNPISQFELAAMSGKLNESFDGQTRSQIEKSAMILSDTEKKVQAAVIKMMQAEDEQRNEEPYLEGLNYLLEQPEFVKSQRAHSLMELVEKRRLGPMLGDEEFQGQEVKVYIGQENREETIRDFSVVLGSYGLPNEARGTLGVIGPTRMNYEKTIAAVRYLSLVMSALVAELYGREPGATDCGN from the coding sequence ATGCTCAATCCAAGATCGGAGACAATACTCTCCAGCATCATCCGACAGTACATCGAGCGCGCCGTGCCGGTACCTTCGGCATCGGTAGCCGCCGAGTGCGGACTTGATGTTTGCTCGGCGACGGTGCGCAACGAGATGATGCGGCTGGAAGAGGAAGGGTACATCCTGAAGCCACACCATTCGGCCGGAAGCATCCCGTCCGATAAAGGCTACCGTTACTATGTCGAGAGCATCAAGCACGCCCAGCTGCCGATCAACGAACAGCTCCTGATCAATCACCTGTTCCACCAGGTCGAGAAGGAAATGGAGAACTGGCTGTCGCTGGCGGCGGGACTGGTGTCTCAGCGGGTGCACAATGTGGCGGTAGTAACCCAGCCCAGGCAGACTTCGAGTAAATACCACCACCTGGAATTGGTTACGCTACAGGAAAATCTTGCCCTGGCGGTATTGATCCTAAGGGGCGCACGGGTGCGCCAGCAATTGGTAAGTTTCGACAATCCGATCAGCCAGTTCGAACTGGCTGCGATGTCCGGTAAACTGAACGAGAGTTTCGATGGCCAGACGCGGTCCCAGATTGAAAAATCTGCCATGATCCTGTCGGATACCGAGAAAAAGGTCCAGGCCGCGGTCATCAAAATGATGCAAGCTGAAGACGAGCAGCGCAACGAGGAACCCTATCTTGAAGGGTTGAACTACCTCCTGGAGCAGCCGGAGTTTGTCAAAAGCCAGCGGGCGCATTCATTAATGGAACTTGTTGAGAAACGGCGCCTCGGGCCGATGCTGGGAGACGAAGAGTTCCAAGGCCAGGAGGTCAAGGTTTACATCGGGCAGGAGAACCGCGAGGAAACCATCCGAGATTTCTCGGTGGTGCTGGGCAGTTACGGGTTGCCGAACGAAGCCCGCGGTACCCTGGGAGTCATCGGCCCGACCCGGATGAACTACGAGAAGACCATCGCCGCGGTCCGATACCTATCCCTAGTAATGAGCGCCCTAGTGGCGGAACTCTACGGCCGAGAGCCTGGGGCGACTGACTGCGGCAACTGA
- a CDS encoding nucleotide exchange factor GrpE, whose product MVQEHNGDGIMEGDFDALRGALEQEKARAEDNLNNLKRAQADFINYKRRSEVEKAESVGLGKSLAYMSILPVLDDFGRALAAVPPQSTEEPWVQGMALIEKKFRQLLTREGITQIKTVGETFDPSLHEAVLRCHGEEGVIVEELQAGYMFQGKVLRHAKVKVSCEDVEV is encoded by the coding sequence ATGGTGCAAGAACATAACGGAGACGGGATCATGGAGGGTGATTTTGATGCCTTGCGCGGCGCCCTGGAGCAGGAAAAAGCCCGCGCCGAAGATAATCTCAATAACTTAAAGCGGGCTCAGGCTGATTTTATCAACTATAAGCGCCGCTCCGAGGTCGAAAAAGCGGAAAGTGTGGGCCTGGGCAAGAGCCTGGCTTACATGTCCATCTTGCCGGTTCTGGATGATTTCGGACGCGCCTTGGCTGCCGTACCGCCCCAATCCACGGAAGAGCCGTGGGTGCAGGGAATGGCACTGATCGAAAAGAAATTCCGGCAATTGCTGACCCGTGAAGGCATCACCCAGATCAAAACCGTCGGCGAGACCTTCGATCCCAGCCTCCATGAAGCAGTGCTCAGGTGCCACGGCGAAGAGGGCGTTATTGTCGAAGAGCTGCAGGCCGGCTATATGTTTCAAGGCAAGGTCTTGCGCCACGCCAAGGTTAAAGTATCATGCGAGGATGTTGAAGTGTGA
- the dnaK gene encoding molecular chaperone DnaK: MAKVVGIDLGTTNSEVAVIQGGEPVVIPSAEGSTLVPSVVAVNKNGERLVGRQAKNQAVLNPENTIYSIKRFMGRKWGEPAGRELPVEEDARRKPYKVVKGPNNEVKVALGGKEYSPPEISAMILQKLKADAEAFLGETVTEAVITVPAYFNDAQRQATKDAGQIAGLKVLRIVNEPTAAALAYGLDKKKEETVAVYDLGGGTFDVSVLELGEGTFQVKSTNGDTHLGGDDFDQKVIDWLVAEYKKDQGIDLSKDKTAMQRLKEASEKAKIELSTVAQTEINLPFITADASGPKHLNITLTRSKLEQLVMDLVEKTIAPCRQALQDAGKSTSQIDEVILVGGQTRMPLVRARVKEFFGKEPNMSVNPDEVVAIGAAIQAGVIKGEVSDVLLLDVSPLTLGIETLGGVATPLIPRNTTIPTSKSQVFSTAADNQPSVEIHVLQGERPMAADNRTLGRFMLDGILPAPRGLPQIEVTFDIDANGILSVKAQDKGTGKEQKITITASSGLSKDEVAKMQREAEAHAAEDTARKELAEAKNQGDTLAYQAEKMLRDNKDKVPADLNTDITAKVEAVKQALQGSDAAAIKSATQSLSEAMQKLGEAVYKAQQPPPGPQPPPGEEGGKKPGDEGTVEGEFREV; this comes from the coding sequence ATGGCTAAAGTAGTCGGTATCGATCTTGGTACCACCAACTCTGAGGTGGCTGTCATTCAAGGCGGCGAACCGGTAGTCATTCCCTCGGCTGAGGGCTCGACGCTGGTGCCTTCGGTAGTTGCCGTCAACAAAAACGGCGAACGGCTGGTCGGCCGCCAGGCAAAGAACCAGGCTGTTTTGAACCCGGAAAACACCATTTACAGCATCAAGCGCTTTATGGGCCGAAAGTGGGGCGAACCAGCCGGACGCGAACTGCCAGTGGAGGAAGACGCCCGCCGCAAACCTTATAAAGTAGTCAAGGGTCCGAACAACGAGGTCAAGGTAGCCCTCGGCGGTAAAGAATATTCGCCACCGGAAATCTCGGCGATGATCCTGCAGAAACTCAAGGCGGACGCTGAGGCTTTCCTGGGCGAAACGGTAACCGAGGCGGTCATCACCGTACCGGCTTATTTCAATGATGCCCAGCGCCAGGCCACCAAGGACGCGGGTCAGATCGCTGGTCTCAAAGTATTGCGCATCGTAAACGAACCCACAGCGGCTGCACTGGCTTATGGTCTCGATAAGAAAAAAGAAGAAACCGTCGCCGTTTATGACCTGGGCGGCGGCACCTTCGATGTGTCGGTGCTCGAACTCGGCGAAGGAACGTTCCAGGTCAAGTCCACTAATGGCGATACCCACCTGGGCGGCGACGACTTCGACCAGAAAGTCATCGACTGGCTGGTCGCCGAATATAAGAAAGACCAGGGTATCGACCTTTCGAAAGATAAAACGGCCATGCAGCGGTTGAAAGAGGCCTCGGAAAAAGCCAAGATCGAGCTTTCGACGGTAGCCCAGACCGAGATCAACCTGCCCTTCATCACCGCCGATGCCTCCGGTCCGAAGCACCTCAATATCACCCTGACCCGAAGCAAGCTGGAACAGTTGGTGATGGATTTAGTCGAAAAGACCATCGCGCCCTGCCGCCAGGCTCTACAGGACGCCGGCAAGTCGACATCTCAGATTGACGAGGTCATCCTGGTCGGCGGCCAGACCCGCATGCCTTTAGTCCGTGCCCGGGTTAAGGAGTTCTTTGGTAAAGAACCTAACATGAGCGTCAACCCGGATGAGGTTGTGGCCATTGGTGCCGCCATCCAGGCCGGCGTCATCAAAGGTGAGGTCTCAGACGTGCTGCTGCTCGACGTCTCGCCGCTGACCCTGGGCATCGAGACCCTGGGCGGTGTGGCGACGCCGCTCATCCCGCGCAACACCACTATCCCGACGTCGAAGAGCCAGGTGTTCTCCACCGCCGCCGATAACCAGCCGAGCGTGGAGATCCATGTCCTCCAGGGCGAACGCCCGATGGCGGCTGATAACCGCACCCTGGGCAGATTTATGCTCGACGGCATTCTACCGGCGCCCCGCGGCTTGCCGCAGATCGAAGTTACCTTCGACATCGACGCTAACGGCATTCTGTCGGTCAAAGCCCAGGATAAGGGCACAGGTAAAGAGCAGAAGATCACCATCACGGCTTCCTCCGGTCTCTCCAAGGACGAGGTAGCCAAGATGCAGCGAGAGGCTGAAGCCCACGCCGCCGAGGACACCGCCCGCAAAGAGCTGGCCGAAGCCAAGAACCAGGGCGATACTTTAGCCTATCAGGCTGAGAAAATGCTCAGGGACAACAAAGACAAGGTACCGGCTGATCTTAACACCGATATAACCGCAAAGGTTGAAGCGGTGAAGCAAGCTCTCCAAGGCAGCGACGCCGCCGCGATTAAGTCGGCGACACAATCCCTATCCGAAGCGATGCAAAAGCTCGGAGAGGCTGTCTATAAAGCTCAGCAGCCGCCACCCGGCCCTCAACCGCCTCCGGGTGAAGAGGGTGGCAAGAAACCCGGTGATGAAGGCACCGTCGAGGGCGAGTTCCGCGAAGTTTAG
- a CDS encoding aminoacetone oxidase family FAD-binding enzyme: protein MESFDTAIIGGGAAGIVAAISAASHGKSAIILEKTPLLGKKILATGNGRCNLLNENLDASRYNSPSRPLVDSIFQQFGKVEILGFFERLGLSLYSQEGRIFPRTNQAASVLRVLELELKRLSVPIKFNFDCHAIVTLPDGFNVVSKSGETLKTRKLVVTGGGRTYPSFGSDGSIYELARQLGHSIEEPVPVVVPLVIKDPLCHQLQGQKIFASARSVINGEIGNEIQGELLFTKYGLSGTCILDVSEAISIAVARQGKTQVFVAIDMVPFMSENSLKEQLERRWNRAPDAADVLVGILPNKFGPAFHSLFDQGVEAAVKSLKHRLFRVTATRGWNEAEFTAGGVLVNEVIEGTLESKLQKGLYFAGEVLDVNGQRGGYNLGWAWASGWVAGAAE, encoded by the coding sequence ATGGAAAGTTTCGACACGGCTATAATCGGAGGTGGGGCTGCCGGGATCGTGGCTGCAATCAGCGCCGCTAGTCATGGAAAATCGGCCATTATCCTCGAAAAAACTCCCTTATTGGGGAAGAAGATACTTGCCACAGGCAACGGCCGGTGCAATCTCTTGAATGAGAATCTTGACGCTAGCCGTTACAACTCACCCTCAAGACCCTTGGTAGATTCCATTTTCCAACAATTCGGTAAAGTTGAGATCTTAGGTTTCTTCGAAAGGTTAGGTCTTTCACTATATTCTCAAGAAGGTCGGATTTTCCCCCGGACTAACCAGGCAGCTTCGGTGCTCAGGGTTCTTGAATTGGAGCTGAAACGCCTTTCTGTGCCAATAAAGTTCAATTTCGATTGCCACGCCATTGTTACGTTGCCCGATGGCTTCAATGTAGTTTCGAAATCTGGTGAAACATTAAAGACCAGAAAATTGGTCGTTACCGGGGGCGGGAGGACTTACCCTTCATTCGGTTCCGACGGTAGCATTTATGAACTTGCCCGCCAACTAGGTCACTCCATCGAAGAACCCGTTCCGGTGGTAGTGCCTTTAGTAATCAAGGATCCACTTTGTCATCAGTTGCAGGGACAAAAGATCTTCGCCTCCGCCCGTAGCGTCATCAATGGCGAAATCGGAAATGAAATTCAAGGGGAACTTCTTTTTACCAAGTACGGTCTTTCGGGCACGTGCATCCTGGATGTTTCCGAAGCGATCTCGATCGCCGTAGCCAGACAGGGAAAGACCCAGGTTTTCGTCGCCATCGATATGGTCCCTTTCATGAGTGAGAACTCTTTAAAGGAACAATTGGAACGAAGATGGAATAGGGCGCCGGATGCCGCCGATGTTTTGGTGGGAATACTGCCAAACAAGTTTGGACCTGCCTTTCATAGTTTATTCGACCAGGGGGTTGAGGCAGCGGTCAAATCTTTGAAGCATCGATTATTCAGGGTCACTGCTACCCGGGGCTGGAACGAGGCTGAATTCACCGCCGGGGGCGTCCTGGTTAATGAAGTGATCGAAGGCACATTGGAATCCAAGCTTCAAAAAGGACTCTATTTTGCTGGAGAGGTTCTCGATGTGAACGGCCAGCGCGGCGGATATAATTTGGGCTGGGCCTGGGCTTCGGGTTGGGTAGCTGGGGCTGCGGAATAA
- the argC gene encoding N-acetyl-gamma-glutamyl-phosphate reductase translates to MAKTRVGILNVTGYAGIELARLLTGHPNIELVSVTGRSAAGQKIGQVFPHMAALDLIIQSELSDIDFVFSALPHHESADQLIPFVNRGTKVIDVSADFRLSDPTLYEEWYGFKHPAPELLKKAIYGLPELHRTEIQQSNLVANPGCYPTASILALAPALNAGIVSGNVIVDAKSGLSGAGRSLKLTGHFCEADEDVTAYAITSHRHQPEILQELSCLDRALAGLTFTPHLVPMTRGILATCYASVNLSMTAADAMQIYKDFYRDEPFVRVTAEPPHTKHTAGTNMCLIHVNVDQRSNMLIAVAAIDNLIKGAAGQAVQNMNLMLGFPEDTGLSKIAQFP, encoded by the coding sequence ATGGCAAAAACTCGGGTCGGCATCTTAAATGTAACCGGCTATGCTGGAATAGAGTTGGCGCGTCTGCTCACCGGCCATCCGAATATCGAACTCGTCTCGGTTACTGGAAGAAGCGCCGCCGGACAAAAGATCGGCCAGGTATTTCCACACATGGCGGCGCTCGACCTCATCATTCAATCTGAGCTCAGTGACATCGATTTCGTGTTCTCAGCGTTGCCGCACCATGAAAGCGCCGACCAATTGATCCCATTTGTCAACCGTGGCACAAAGGTCATCGATGTCAGCGCTGATTTCAGGCTCAGTGATCCCACTCTTTATGAAGAATGGTATGGCTTCAAACACCCCGCCCCAGAGCTTTTGAAGAAAGCCATCTATGGCTTGCCGGAGCTCCACAGGACGGAAATCCAGCAATCAAATCTGGTAGCCAATCCGGGTTGTTATCCAACTGCTTCTATTCTGGCTCTTGCTCCGGCCTTAAATGCTGGCATCGTGAGCGGAAACGTCATCGTTGATGCAAAGAGCGGACTATCGGGCGCCGGTCGGAGCCTCAAACTCACCGGGCACTTTTGCGAGGCTGATGAGGATGTCACCGCGTATGCGATCACGTCGCACCGGCATCAACCCGAGATTTTGCAGGAATTATCCTGTCTCGATCGTGCGTTGGCGGGGCTAACTTTCACTCCGCACCTAGTACCGATGACCCGTGGAATCCTTGCCACATGTTATGCTTCGGTTAATCTGAGCATGACTGCCGCCGATGCCATGCAGATCTATAAAGATTTCTATCGGGACGAACCGTTTGTCCGCGTGACTGCGGAACCGCCACACACAAAACATACCGCGGGAACCAATATGTGCCTGATTCACGTCAATGTCGACCAGCGGAGCAATATGTTGATCGCCGTGGCTGCGATCGACAATCTTATCAAGGGAGCGGCTGGCCAGGCAGTCCAAAACATGAACCTTATGCTGGGCTTCCCGGAGGACACCGGTTTATCTAAGATCGCTCAGTTCCCTTAG
- a CDS encoding prephenate dehydrogenase, producing MNPGDNQKRVAIVGGYGKMGAWFAHLVKSEGFSVTIIGRDKDKLTMAAVELGVAATDRFDRVTAADIVILSVPIDAFEDVCRSLAPFVGPGHKIVDLTSIKTKPVEIMHRYFPRSMVLGAHPVFGPGASSLKSQNFILTPTDNLEKDFAEKISAWLGKRGAHVRIMPPEEHDCLMSISLGLAHFIAIVTADALVNLDKLTEMNGASGITYKALLTLVESVLSEDPSLYASIQLNLPQLPEIEKLFSQKAEDWAQMVKGGRRQEFIDRMSRLKSRLEAANPEFGKSYQNLYRLTENRQ from the coding sequence ATGAACCCCGGAGACAATCAAAAACGGGTTGCGATCGTCGGCGGTTACGGCAAGATGGGCGCCTGGTTCGCCCACCTGGTTAAGTCAGAAGGATTCTCGGTTACCATCATCGGACGCGATAAAGATAAACTTACTATGGCCGCCGTCGAACTCGGGGTGGCTGCGACCGACCGATTCGACAGAGTCACGGCAGCAGACATAGTAATCCTGTCGGTACCGATAGACGCCTTCGAGGACGTGTGCCGCAGCCTTGCGCCGTTTGTTGGACCGGGTCATAAAATCGTCGATCTCACTTCGATAAAAACCAAACCCGTTGAAATAATGCATCGGTATTTCCCCCGTTCCATGGTCCTTGGCGCTCACCCGGTGTTCGGTCCCGGCGCCTCGAGTCTCAAGAGTCAAAATTTCATCCTCACACCGACCGACAACCTTGAAAAGGATTTCGCCGAAAAGATATCCGCATGGCTTGGTAAGCGAGGCGCGCATGTTAGGATAATGCCCCCTGAAGAACACGACTGCCTCATGTCCATCTCCCTCGGTTTGGCTCATTTCATCGCGATCGTCACCGCAGATGCATTGGTAAACTTGGACAAATTGACTGAAATGAACGGAGCCAGCGGCATTACTTATAAAGCACTGCTTACCCTGGTTGAGAGCGTTTTATCTGAGGATCCCAGCCTTTATGCTTCTATTCAATTGAACCTGCCCCAGCTTCCGGAGATTGAGAAGTTGTTTTCACAAAAAGCCGAAGATTGGGCTCAGATGGTCAAAGGGGGTCGACGTCAAGAGTTCATTGACCGGATGAGCCGGCTCAAATCGCGGCTTGAAGCAGCCAATCCCGAATTCGGGAAATCCTATCAGAATCTTTACCGGTTAACTGAGAATCGTCAGTGA
- the pheA gene encoding prephenate dehydratase — protein MSLDELRRRIDQLDENIVKMLAERLSIAESIGHEKAAGSTPPIDPGRERKVLDHAISIASAGGMTSDEITEIYRSVIKLARQRQEVSVAFQGEAGAYSEAAALDYFGSRSVATACESLEDVFKKVENGNVQFGMIPIENSVEGSISRSYDLMLESDLMVAGEINLRVNHCLIGNPGSTLDGIKRVYSHPQALGQTGHFLRQLHFELIPTSDTAGSVKLLKEKGIMNGAAVASERAAAIYGMKILARDIMDNPNNFTRFFALGGHDAPPSGDDKTSVVFAVKHKPGALYDFLRILAERKINLTKIESRPTRKKAWEYNFYLDFEGHRQDEKILFALPSLEEHTLFFKILGSYPKAKSEGN, from the coding sequence ATGAGCCTTGATGAACTGCGTCGCCGTATCGACCAGCTCGATGAGAACATCGTCAAAATGCTGGCTGAACGTTTGTCTATCGCGGAATCCATCGGTCATGAAAAAGCTGCCGGTTCAACCCCCCCTATAGATCCCGGACGCGAACGCAAAGTCCTCGATCACGCCATTTCAATCGCCTCTGCGGGCGGCATGACATCAGACGAGATAACGGAGATTTATCGCAGCGTGATCAAGTTAGCGCGTCAGCGTCAAGAAGTGAGCGTCGCCTTCCAGGGTGAGGCCGGCGCCTACTCCGAAGCCGCCGCCCTGGATTACTTTGGATCAAGGTCGGTCGCTACGGCGTGCGAGTCGCTCGAAGACGTTTTCAAGAAAGTCGAAAACGGCAACGTCCAGTTCGGCATGATTCCCATCGAAAACTCCGTCGAAGGCAGCATTTCACGTTCGTACGATTTGATGCTGGAATCAGACCTTATGGTTGCCGGTGAGATCAACCTTAGGGTCAATCATTGCCTCATTGGCAATCCCGGGTCGACCCTGGATGGCATCAAGCGCGTCTATTCGCATCCGCAAGCGCTGGGACAGACCGGTCATTTCCTACGACAGCTCCATTTTGAGCTAATCCCGACTAGCGATACCGCCGGCAGCGTTAAGCTACTTAAAGAAAAAGGCATTATGAATGGTGCTGCCGTCGCCTCGGAACGGGCAGCGGCTATCTACGGCATGAAAATCCTGGCCCGGGATATTATGGATAACCCCAACAATTTCACCCGGTTTTTCGCTCTTGGCGGTCATGATGCCCCGCCTTCAGGCGATGATAAAACCTCCGTGGTCTTTGCCGTGAAGCACAAACCCGGTGCGCTCTACGATTTCCTGCGGATTTTGGCCGAACGCAAGATCAACCTTACCAAGATTGAGAGCCGCCCCACTCGCAAGAAAGCCTGGGAATATAACTTCTACCTCGACTTCGAGGGACATCGCCAGGACGAAAAAATCCTTTTTGCCCTTCCTTCTCTTGAGGAGCACACCCTTTTCTTCAAAATCCTCGGTTCTTACCCCAAAGCTAAATCAGAGGGCAATTGA
- the aroC gene encoding chorismate synthase translates to MNNSLGEIFRITSFGESHGDCVGIVIDGCPAGLPVHVDEIQREADKRKSSRNRPLATGRREADKVEVFSGLFNGFTTGAPICLAIWNRDIDSSEYEKIKNVFRPGHADFTAYEKYGGFNDWRGSGRFSGRITAGFVMAGAVARKLLSTIGIEVVAHTIEIGGVKSSPPQDIASIRAAMVANEVSCADPIAAEKMIDLIKVTAKDHDSLGGVIEVRAEGLPVGLGEPVFDTLEGCLSKAYFAIPAVKGVEFGAGFSVARLKGSEDNDAFTVKNGKVITTTNNHGGILGGISSGMPLVARLAVKPTPSIGKLQRTVDLETREPTSIAVGGRHDTCIVPRAASVAESMTAIVLADFALRAGSIPRILK, encoded by the coding sequence GTGAATAATTCACTGGGCGAAATCTTTCGGATCACCAGCTTCGGCGAAAGCCACGGCGATTGTGTCGGGATCGTTATCGACGGCTGCCCGGCTGGCCTTCCGGTCCACGTCGACGAAATTCAACGTGAAGCGGATAAGCGTAAAAGCTCGCGCAACCGCCCGCTCGCAACTGGGCGGCGTGAAGCGGATAAAGTCGAGGTTTTTTCAGGTCTTTTCAACGGCTTCACCACCGGCGCGCCCATCTGTCTGGCGATCTGGAACCGGGACATCGATTCTTCAGAATATGAGAAGATCAAGAATGTCTTCCGCCCCGGGCACGCTGATTTTACGGCATACGAAAAATATGGCGGTTTCAACGATTGGCGTGGTTCCGGGCGATTTTCGGGGCGGATTACTGCTGGATTCGTAATGGCTGGCGCAGTAGCCAGGAAATTGCTTTCAACGATCGGCATCGAAGTTGTGGCTCACACCATCGAAATCGGCGGCGTCAAGAGTAGTCCGCCACAAGATATCGCCTCGATCCGGGCGGCAATGGTCGCGAACGAAGTCTCCTGCGCCGATCCGATCGCCGCTGAAAAGATGATCGACCTCATCAAGGTCACCGCAAAGGACCATGATTCCCTTGGGGGAGTCATCGAAGTAAGGGCTGAGGGTCTGCCGGTCGGTCTCGGCGAGCCGGTTTTCGACACTCTCGAGGGGTGCCTGTCCAAAGCCTACTTCGCCATTCCGGCGGTAAAGGGAGTCGAATTTGGTGCCGGTTTCAGCGTCGCCCGCCTCAAAGGTTCGGAAGACAATGACGCTTTCACTGTCAAAAACGGCAAAGTTATAACGACAACCAACAACCACGGCGGCATTTTGGGTGGCATTTCAAGCGGCATGCCTTTGGTGGCTCGACTTGCTGTGAAACCGACACCATCGATCGGCAAATTACAGCGCACAGTCGACCTTGAGACAAGAGAGCCGACATCCATCGCCGTCGGCGGCCGTCATGATACCTGCATCGTGCCTCGGGCGGCATCGGTTGCTGAATCCATGACTGCCATCGTCCTGGCAGATTTTGCTCTCCGCGCCGGAAGCATTCCGAGGATTCTGAAATGA